A segment of the Methanobrevibacter arboriphilus JCM 13429 = DSM 1125 genome:
CAATAATTGTGAAAACATTAATATCTGGATTTTTCTCACCATCTAAAATTATAGCTCCACCACTATAGCTAGACGCTCCAATAATGGTAATATTCTTAGTTACAGTCTGGTTCAAATTATTAAGTGATTTATAAGTAATATTTCCTGCAATGTAAATTGTTCCTTCCTCAACAACTAATTCTAATGCTCTTTGTATTGTTTTTACTGCAACATCCCAATCAGTACCATTATTTAAATCAGATCCTCCTGTTCCATTGACAAATATCATCATATTATTCCAATTATCAACATTAAACATTACAAAACCAAGGCTACCATTAACATTAATGATTTGTAGATTAGTATTAGCTATAAAACTTCCTTGAAGGTCAGATAATTTATCATGATAATAACCATTAAAAGATAAGAAATTAGAAATATCATCAGAATTTGTTGTGCCATCTAAAGCTAATTGATAAGAATATGAACTATCTCCTAAATCCTTAAAAACTACTTTGTAATAATTAAGTGAATTTATACTACCCGTATTATTAATATGGGCACCTAAAGGATTAAAATTATCTCCCCACCAATTAAAAGACAAATTAGATCCATAACCAGTATTATAGACTTGTTTTAAAGTATGATCACTATTATTAAACAATCGAGTATAGCTAACAGTGTTTTCATCTCCTTTAATAAATATTGCTCCTCCTTGATTAGCTATATTATTCATAAATTCTGAAGAAGTAATAATATTATTATCACCTTCTATAAAAATAGCTCCTCCATTAAAAGCTGTATTATTAATAAATTCTGTTCTGTTTATAAGGCTTCCAGTTGAATTAAGATAGATTACTCCATTACCATCAATATTGTTATTTATGAATTTTGAATCAATAATCTCAATGCAACCTTTATTGATTGTATATATTGCTCCTCCATCACCATTAAAATTAATACCAGAAAATATAATATTAGCTATGTATAATAAACCGTTTTCTACAGTAAACACTCTCATATTATCATTTTTTGTGGTGAATATGATATTATTTAGTCCATAGAGGTTTACATCTTTTTTAATGGTTATATTAGTATTATTTTCTCCAGTATAGTTTCCTTTTAGTGCATATATTGTCCCACCACTAATAAGCAGATTTAAAGCATATTTAAAATCTTTGAAAGCTTTATCTGAGCTGGTTCCAATGTTGCTGTTATCACCATTTACAGAATCTATATAGAATGTGCAGTTGAAGAATTTACTAGTGTTTTTATTTGCAGAATAGTAATAATCATCCTCTTCTAAATTAACATTAAATTTTACTGTTCCTGCCTGTGTTACTGTATGAACCCAAACACCATAATTATTAATAAAACTTATTTCCCTTATTTCACCATTAACAGTAACATTAAATACTTGAGTAATATTAGGATTAAGAGAAAAAAGATATAAGTCAATATTAATATTCAAATCATCTCCATAGTTAAAATTCTGAATAATAATATTACTTATATTAAGATAGTACTTAACAACACCCCAAGTACTGATATTATTAGTATTATTGTAATCAACATTATTGGTTCCTTGAATATCAAATAAAACATTAGTTAATAAAGTTATAACATAATCAAAATAACCAATACCATTTCTAAAACTTATTTCTCTTGTTAAAATATTATTGTCAGTCTTATTAGCTGTTTTTAGAGTTATATTTAGTTTTCCTGTGAAATTATATTTTAAATCTATCTTTAAAGTTATATTGTCAGCATAATTAATTTTATCAACCAATATAGTAAAGTTTTTAATTTCTAATTTACCTTTACCAACCAAATACTCAAAAAAGAAAACTCTATTATTTGTAAAAATAGAAAGATTATTATAAACATGCTTTAATAGAAATTTAAATGTCTTATCTTCTTTTACATTTAATAAATCAAGGAATATATCGCTTTGATAGAGTGAAACATTAAAATCAGGCAGAAAGTTTATATTTCCTTTATTTATTGTATTATTCAAGTGAAAAGAATAAAATATTGTGCAATTATCACCAACAACAGTATTAACAGTCTTATTGGAAGTGAAAATTGCAGTATAATAGCTATTTACTTTTAGATTAGTATGATTAGTGTAATTGTTATTTCCCCACCAATTATAATCAAAGTAACCAGTATTAGAACCATTGGAAAAAACAATACTATTACCATTATCTAAAAACAAGGAGTATGAAACATTAAACCCTTTATTATCCTTATTTAAGTATATTGATTGACCAATAATTCCAGTATTATTTTCAAAGACTGATGAGTATAAGTTAAAATTAGTAGTATTTTTTAAGTAAATTCCCACACCATAGGATGCATGATTATTAGAAAATTTAATATTAGATAGGTTGAAATAGCCTCCACCATTGATTGCTAATCCCCCACCAGTATTAGTAGCTGTATTATTTAAGAAGTTTGAGTCTTTTATGGTTAAATTAGAATTATCAGAATAAATAGCTCCACCATTAGCACTATTACCATTAATAAATGTAATATTACTAATTTTCACATCTGCATTGTAAATTTTAAAAATACTAAATTTATTTTCACCATCAAAAACAATACCTTCACTTCCATTAGCACCAATAATATTTACATCTTTATCAATCAAAATATTAGTATTATTCACTCCATTGTAAACTGATGAAGCTATATAAACATACCCACCATCAATCACAAGATTTACTGCTTTTTTCAAACTTTTAAGACTAGATTCCCAGGAACTACCGCTATAAAAGTCATCACCATAAGTATCATTAACAAAAACAACAAGATAACCTAAAAAGTCATCGACACTAACTTTAAATAGCTTGTCACTATTTAAGCTAGTGGTTATTGTTTTTTGTGTATTAGTTTGAAATCGAGTATGATTGGTTCCATTATAATAATCACCATAAAAAACTGGTAAATAATTAGAACCAAGTGAGTTTTCACTATTATTTAGAGTTAAAAAATAATTAAAAGTAGCTAAATTACCCTCTAAACTAATAAATTTAACTTTAACAGTATAATAATCACTTAAAACAACACTACTAGAGTTAGTAACATGGTTAATTAATGGATTATTGTTTTCACCCCACCAATTATAAGATAAATCAATATGAGTGCTTGATCCAGTAATGTAAACATATTTGTTACCTGTATTATTAGCTATATAATTATAATTAGCTGTTATATTTGAAGAACTTGAGTATATTGCTACTCCATTTGTTGCACTGTTATTAACAAGTGATGAAGTGTTTAAAAGCATTGTAATGTTGGATAAATAGATAACTCCACTATTATTTGTTGCCCTGTTATTTGTGAAGTTAGAGTTTTTAATATTTAAGATATTTTTTGAATATATTACTCCACCATTAACAGCATTATTATCTTTAAAACTCGAAGAAGAAATATTCAAATAGCCATTACGTGAAACATTAGATAAATCATTATAGATTGCCCCACCATTATTTGCTGCTGAGTTAGAAGTGAATGTTGAATTTTCTAATCTGACTTTAGAATCGCGAAGATTAATAGCACCACCTGAAGTAGCAATGTTACTTGTAAATTTACAATTACGAATAAGAATATCAGTATTGAGAATTTTTATTGCCCCACCAGTTGATGCACTATTATTTGTGAAATTACAGTTAATTAATTGAGAACCTACACTTTGAATAGCAAAATTAATCGCTCCTCCAGTATCAAGTGCCTGATTATTTTCAAAAACAGAATTTGTAATATTAACATTCCCTGCATGAACATCAACAGCAGCACCTTCAACCCAATCATCATCACCAGCATAAATACCTTTATTTCCCCTAAAAATACAGTTATTTATCCTAGAGTTATCTGCATCTGGAGATAAAAAAACAGCTGTTCCTGATTCGCCTTGATTATTAAGGAAAGTACAATTTTCAATAATTATCTGTCCACCTGCACGAATAGCTGAACCAGCACCAGTTCCTTCAAGAAAACCATTTTTAAAAATAATTCTCCTAAAAGTAACAACCGTATTATTACCAGTCCTCATAATACGACTTTCACTTTTAGCATCAAGTGTAGCATACTGACCAGAAGGACCTTGAATAACAATATTCTTATTAACTAATATCCCAGAACCATCACCGTTATAAGTAGTATTTTGAAGTGTTATTGTCTTACCTGGATCAGTATCAGCAATAGTTTCACGAATATCATCAAAACCAGCACTACTAACAGATGCTAAAGATAATGAAAATAAAGTTATAAAAGAAAATAGAATAAATATACGAACTAACTTATCAACATCACTCATTTCCCGTGTTCCCCTTAAATTCCTAAATTCATCACATCATCTACTATAAAATAACTATCTAATCATCACAACAATCAAAAATAACAATTTATATAAATAGCGAACATTCTTTATGTTATATAAATATTATCCCTCATCATATATAAACATTACAAAAATATTACAAAAATAAAAAAAGTATAAAAAAGTATAAAAAAGTATTATAAAAGTATAAAAAAGTATTATAAAAGTATAAAAAAGTATTATAAAAGTATAAAAAAGTATAAAAAAGTATTATAAAAAAATATTACAAAAGTATAAAAAATATTTAAATCAGATAATATATTAACAAATTAAAACTTAAAAAAACTTCTTTATATCATCAAAAGACAAATATCCTTTAAATCCAGGAATAGCTGCCATTTTAACTATTTTTTCTAAATCAAGATATGATTCAACTGTTTTTAAAGCATATTTTGAAAATTCTTCTAATTTTATTTCTACTTCTGGAGTTGTACTCCTAATATCCATCTTTATCTTTGGAAGATAAAGTATATCTTCTTCTGAAAGACCAGTTTCAGTAGCTATAAACCTAGAAACATTGTTAAATATATTCTCATCATAAACCTTGTTTAATAAGATTCCATTAACATTAACCCCCATCTCTTTTAATTTATTTGTGTGTGAAACTAAATCAACAGCTGCTGACTCTATTCCACCTTTATTAACTCCAGAAACCATTAAAATAGGGATATTTGATGATACAGCTATTTCAGCACCAGAATAAGGGATTTTCTCATTTAATATACCAGTGAATACACTCATTACTCCTTCAATAATTACAAAGTCATAATTGGAATTTTTTAATCTTTTTAAGGTTTCTTCAATATCCATCCATCCAATATGACCAATTTTAATTGAGGAATAATCCTCCATCTTATTTTTTGTTAAATAAAGAGAAGGTTCTATGTCTCTTACATCTGGTCCAACTTTTAAAACAGCTACATTTAACCCTTTTTTTGTTAAAGCTCCTGTAATACCACTTACAATAAATGTTTTTCCAGAATCAGAACCAGTACTTCCAATCATAAGAGTGGGAGGAATTTCTTTATTAAAAGAATCAAGGTTGTAAAAATTAATATCCTTAGAATTAGTTATTTTATTGTTAATAGAAGAAATAATAATTTTTTTAAATTCATTACATCTATTAATATTTTTAGTAGTTATTCCAGTATCAATAGCTAATTCACTTTTTATGAATTTTTTAAGTTTTTCATTAGCTTTAAATATATCATCAAGCTCAATATAATTAGCACCAATATAATCAAGAATATTATCAACAATTATAGGGTTTTCATCAAGTATTCCATGAATCATTGTACCTATAACATTTCCATCATCATTAGAAACACCTGAAAGAATAGAAGAATCCGTATCCCCATAATTCATTCGTTTAATTTTAGAATAGTGTAATGGTTTAGCTCCAAAATTGTTTTTAATAGTATTTTCATCTTTAGAACTATTATCATCATTTTCATCAATAATTTCAATTTTACCATAAGTATGACAATGAAAACCAGTTATAAAATCAGAAGAGCTAATATTTTTTGTAAAAAAAGAGTTATTATTATCAGATATAACAGCATTAATACGATCATTACTAATTAAAGGAGAAAAATTAACATCAAGTAAACCTAAACCTTTTTTAATAATTGGACATGGAGATTTTCGTCCAACATCAGTTTCATTAGCTAATAATTGGAAACCAGAACATATTCCAATAACTGGTTTTCCATCATGAGCCATTTTAGTAATTTCATTAGCTAAATCAGTTGAAACAGAATTAGATTCAAGAAGAGATCCTCCAGGAATTATGATTGCATCAAGCTCTTCACTAGCTTTTAAAGCATTAGACTCTTTAATTAAACCATTTGATTTAACAATATCTGTTGGTAAGTTTCCAAAATCTTCAAATCCTGGAAGAGCTCCTTTGACATAAACTAATCCAATTTTCATAATGATTCAACTAGTAATATTATTATTATGATTAATTATTATGATTTTAAAATTAAAATATTTTAATAAATACTTTTGATCTTAAATATTTCTTAACTTAAATATTTCTTAAATATTTATTATAATTATTAATATATTAAATAAATAATTTAATCTTAAGTAAGTATTTCGATTTTAAATAATTATTACAATATTAAAAACAATTTAATAGTGTTAAATTTATTATTATAATGATTCTAATGCAGCCATAGTTTTAATAATTTTATCATCATCATTTGGCTTAGCTTGAAGCTGTAATCCAACTGGAATTCCATTATACTCCCCAGCTTTCATACTTCCAGCAGGAATACCTGCTAAATTAGCTATAACTGTTAAAACATCATAAGCATACATTTCCATTGGCTCAAGTTTTTCTCCAATTTTATGGGGAAGTTTAGGAACAGTTGGACCTAAAATAAGATCAACATCAGATAATAACTTGTTAATTTCATTTCTAATAAGTGATCTTGCTTGTAATGCTTTTTTATAATATTTTCCACTGAATTCTTGTTGTGATATATATGAACCCATCTCTATTCTTCTAAGTACTTCTTCACCACAAACATCCTCAATCTTATGACCATATTTTCTTCCATCATACTTTCTTGTACTTGAGAAAAACTCAACATAGTTTATAAGATAATATGTAGGTAAGCACAAATCAATATAATCGAAGCTAGATTCAACTACCTCAGCACCCATGTCCCCAATTTTATCAACTGATTCATCAATTATTTTATTTATATGTTCATCAGTTACATCTTTGAATTGATTGATGCATAAGACCTTCATATCTTTTACATCTTCCTGTAATTTCTCATGACCCTGAGTAGCTATATCAGTAAAAGAAGGGAATTTTTGATTTAAACTAGTACATTCTGTTTCATCATAACCTACAATTGTATCAAGAGCCATAGAAATCCCAGACACATTATCTGAAAGAGGACCAATTTGATCAAGACTCATTGATAAATCAAGAAGACCTTGTCTTGAAACTGCACCATAAGTAGGTTTAAATCCAATGACACCACAATGAGATGCAGGATTTCTTATAGAACCGCCAGTATCAGAACCAAGTGTAATATCACACATTTCAGAAGCAATAGCTGCAGCACTACCACCACTTGAACCACCAGGAATATGACCAGGAGCAGCAGGGTTTTCAGTAGCTCCAAAATATGAACTTTCAGTAGAACTACCAGCTGCAAACTCATCCATATTACACATTCCAATAATTATCCCATCTTGTTCTTTTATCTTCTTTATAACTGTAGCATCATAACTTCCATAGTAATTTTCCAATGTTTTAGAAGCTGCAGAGATTATTCTATCTTCTACATTTATATTAGCTTTTATTCCAAACACTAATCCAGCTAAAGATCCAATTTTCAATCCATTTTTAATTTTCTCATCAATTTTTTTAGCTTGAGATAATGCAGATTCTTTATTTATCTCTAAAAACGCATTAATAGAAGGATTATTTTTTTCGATTGTTGCTATAAAATTTTCCAAGTTTTCAGTAGCTTTTAAATCATTGTTTTTAATTTTTTGTGATTTTTCAAAAGTATTCATTACAACACCCAGTTATTAGCTATAATTAGCTTATTTAGTAGCTATATATAGTTATACAATAAATATGACGAATTTTAAATTAAATATGTTTTTAAATTATTTTTTATGATAATTGATAATTTTTATAATATTTTCTTATGAAAATTTTTATGAAATTGATAAAATAATATTTGATAATTACATTTAATTAATAATTATATTTAATTAATAACTACATTTAATTGATAATTATATTTAATAATATTTGTAAATATCATAAGTTATGTAAATATCATAAGTATTTTTAAAAGATCTAATGTAAGATATGGTATGAGAATATTTATAATTTTTGAACAAAAAAATACTATTTTAATTAATATATTAAATTACAATAATAAATATTACTTTTCAAAAACTATCAATATTAAATTAAAAAATAATAAATTTTTCAGTAAATCAGAAAAAACCTAATATTTATAAAAAAGTTTACATTTAAAATTCTTAATCTTGTAACTTTATAATTAACTACTTAAATACCTCAAATAAAAAAAAAATAGTAAAAGTTTTAGTTATATTAAATATTTATCTTATTAACAATTAAATGATTTTCTAAATTAAGTCAATAGATTTAATTTTATCATATACTAACAATTAATCTAAGTGTCTGAAGATATAAGGCAACAAACTATTAAACAAAAGATTTCTCAACAACAATAAATAGTATGATTACTAAAATATTAGTTAGTGATTAAAAATGACAAATTTTAAAAAAATAACAATAATATTAATAATAACCGTGCTAATGGCATTATGTTTAGCTAACACTGTGATGGCTAAAGAGTATACTGGTGGGAAATGGAAATATGATAAATATAATGAGGATATCTACAAAGATTTCTATATTAAAAAAGGTAAAACACAATATAATGTCCATGTTAGCGAGGATTATTATAAAGATAAATATTGGGTGGGTATAAGTAATATACCTAAAGGTAGTCGAGATGTATCTCATGGACACAAAAATGAAATAATAAAGAAAAACGGGAAAATCTATGTAGGAACTAAATATAAGTATGATTATAAAAAACAAGATTTTGTTGTATATAATTATAAACTTGTCAAGAAGATAATTAAAAAACCTATAAACCTTAAAATAAAAGTCAAAATGACTGACTTCAAATATTCACTAAAAACAAAATACAAAACTTATCATGTAAAAACCAAGCCTAAGTTTTACACTAATTATTATTATCATCCAAAAACTAAAACATTACATTACACAATAGGTACTGGAGTTTATTTACCTAAATATTGTAGATTTGAATCAATTATAGTTTAAATATTCGTATATTCATTGCAAATTCATCCATGCCAAGTTTCAATAAAATCAGAAAACTTACCCTCACAACATACCCTCATGTAACATTTTCTCAATCTTTTTACGATAAAGGCTAATTTCAACAGCTAACAGCATACCATCTTTTTAGTCATAAAAACAAAAACTAAAAAACACTAAAGGGTTTGAAAAAAGTAAAGATATAGCTCAAAGAGTGTGGAACATAGCTGGAGATAATAGAAAACGAATTGGAGAAGAAGAAGGTCAAAGTATTTTAACAAAAAGAAATGCTAAAATCCCTGAATTATTAGATGATGAAAAATAATAATAAAATAGTTATAGTTTCAGATGAGAAATATTTTTCTTAATAATTCTTAAATAAAATCATAATATAAAAAAGAAAAAATAGAATACTTTTCAAAGTAATATTAAAATAGTTATATGAGTAATAAAATATTATTAAATCTGTTTTTAATAAATTCAAGGAACTCTTCTTGATCAGTAACATTCAGCATTGAAGAAACATTCTCGTCAACTTTTACTAGTCTTTTTTCACTCTCAATTTATTTTATTAAGAAGTATATTTGATTTTTTTCAAATTAATATTTTCTCCTGCAATATTACTAATTATTTTATTTTTTCAGTTATTTTTCACTTCTTTTTCATTTCTTTTTCATATTTCATTTTTATAAGAGAGCTTTTAAAAGTAAAAAAGTTAAGATATTTCCAAAAATTATATTTAATATATACAATTATATAAAAAATTAATAATATAATTATATTTTTAAAGTTTAAATAATTTAGTAATTTATAAAAACCACTAGAATATAGGTATTTAATATGAAAAAAGCTATTGTTTTTGATAATGCAGGAACACTATTAGAAAGATGTAGAGTTGTTAAAAACATTAAAACTGGTGAAAGAGCAGATAATAATTCTTTAGATTTAATAGATGAATTAGGGAATAGTGCTCTTGTTGTAATACAAACCGATACAAAAAAATGTATTATGTTAGCTAATGGTGAAAAAAAGTTGTATGATTTCATAAAAAACTATAATATCCCATTAGACATCAGCTACTCATCTTCAAATATTTCAAAAGAAGAAATACTACCAATATTAAAAAAAAGTAATATTAAACTAAAAGAATTCCATGAAACAGCTTACCAACTTAGTGCAGAGAATAATTTCATTGAATTATGTAGTGGTTCTGCTTTTATTTTAAATTTAAATACCTATGAAGTAGATTATGTTATAGCTGCTGGAGGAAAAGTGTTTCCATATGTTAGTGAAGTTATTAAAACTCTCAGAAACCGAGGGATCCACACATTTATAGCATCAGGAGATAGAGCAAAGTCATTGTATGAACTTGCAGAAATCATAAACATACCTGAAGAAAATGTTTTTGAAACAGCTAATACAAAAAGAAAAAGAGAAATTGTTGCTAAATTACAAGAAGAAGGATATAAAGTTATGATGGTTGGAAATGGACCAAATGACATACTTGCATTTGAAAAAGCTGATTTAGCAGTTCTTACACTTGAACAAGATGAAGAAGTATCAAAAAAAGTTTTTGATGCTGCAGATATTGTTATAAACCAAATATGTCAAGTATTAGATATTGAATTTTAAATATTGAATTTTAAATATTGAATTTTAAATTTAATCAGTGTTCAACTCTTTTAAAATATATTGTTTACTTTTCAAAACATCCTCATAATTATTTAATTCTATTATTCCCTTTTTAACTTGGTTTAAAAAATTCTTACTAAAATCTGCTGATCCTTTTCCAAGAGGAATATGAGAATCTTTTTCACCTTCATTATCATTAAGATGAAAATAGCTAATATTAGGAATTTTTAAATATTCATAAGGAGATTTATAAGTATTAGCATGCCCCCAATCAATTGTAGCTGAAGATCCAACAGATTCAACTAGTTTTCTATGTTCTTCTGGAGAATTAGCTAAATATTCCTGTTTATTAGGCATGTTCTCTACTGAAAGTATCACACCTACATCTTCAGCATATTTTTGACAATCTTTCAAGGTTTCTATGCAGAATCTAATTGCTAAATTTCTAATTCTTTCTTCTTTTCTATGAACAACACCAGGATGAGTAGTAATTGCTAATGCACCAATCTTAGCTGCTAAATCCAATGCTTCTTTTGTTTGCTTAGCTGTTTCGTTTCTTATGCCTTCATTCATACTAGCAGGGTTTAAATCGATAGTTGGACTATGTAACATCAATTCAATATCATATGAATCAAATACTTCAAGATTTATATGATTTTGTGAATTAAGAAGATTTCTTGGCCAGTAAGGACCTTCGCAAAGTATCTCTAAAAGATCGAACTTATCATTTGTAGCTATATCTAAAATTTCTTCTAAAGACTTCATAAAAAGTGATAATGATGAAAATCCCAATTTCATTTTTTCCCTCCTAATTTCATTTTCCCATCTATTTTTATTAGAATTGTTTTATATTTATTTCTAAATATTATAAGATTATCGATGAAAAAAGTATCAAAGAGCATCTTAAAGCAAAATCTAAAAAATATCTATGAAAAATTATCTGAAAAAAGTACCTATGAAAAATTATCTTATCTGAAAAAAGTATCTATGAAAAGATTTATATATAGAAAAATATCTATAATAAAGATATATCAAAAAGTTGATATATACAAATTTGAATATATCAGTTTTATATATATTGAGTTGAAGTGCACCATTATAAAAATTATAAAATATTTTATAAAGAATCATAAAATTAAGGTATTCTGAATATTAGGCTAAAATAGAAGACCAATTAGATTTTATACTCTAAAACCTTTTATTGAAAATATTCTGAGGAATGGGATGAATATGATTAATATAAACAGCAATTATAGAGAAATAAATATGGATGAAGACTTAGAAAAAGATAATTATGAAGAAGATGATGAAAAATTCATAGAAGAAAATGAAGATTTTCCAATGGTGGGTGAATTTGATAAATCATTGCTATTAGGAGTTATGAAAGGTTTTTTAAAAATAATAGTTCTTTGGATTATAACAAAAGAAAGAATTCATGGATATGAAATAATAAAAAAAATGAAGGAAGGAAATACCACGAAAAAATTAAAATTTAAAGGACCTGGTCCTAATAAAATATATCCTATCCTTCATGAGTTAGAAAAAAATGGATTAATAAAAGGAGATTGGGAATTTCAAGGAAAAAGAAAATTAAAATTCTATGAAGCTACAGAGAAAGGAATTAATACCATTGAACTAATAAAGAAAAAGCCTCATAGAGATGTTCCACCAATAATGAAAGAATTTTGGAGAGATGTTATAGTTCCTCATAAAAATGCAGGAAAAGATTGTAAAAATCAAAAAGAATGTTAAAACATCCCAAAAAAAAGTCTTAAAAAGTAAAGTAGCATTTGAATAATTAAAATAATTAAATAAAAATATTTAAAATAGATAAAAAAGGGATTTAAACTAAAAAGAGGTGAATAAATGAAATATGCAATAGAAACCGATTCACTTACAAAAAAATATGG
Coding sequences within it:
- the gatA gene encoding Asp-tRNA(Asn)/Glu-tRNA(Gln) amidotransferase subunit GatA, whose protein sequence is MNTFEKSQKIKNNDLKATENLENFIATIEKNNPSINAFLEINKESALSQAKKIDEKIKNGLKIGSLAGLVFGIKANINVEDRIISAASKTLENYYGSYDATVIKKIKEQDGIIIGMCNMDEFAAGSSTESSYFGATENPAAPGHIPGGSSGGSAAAIASEMCDITLGSDTGGSIRNPASHCGVIGFKPTYGAVSRQGLLDLSMSLDQIGPLSDNVSGISMALDTIVGYDETECTSLNQKFPSFTDIATQGHEKLQEDVKDMKVLCINQFKDVTDEHINKIIDESVDKIGDMGAEVVESSFDYIDLCLPTYYLINYVEFFSSTRKYDGRKYGHKIEDVCGEEVLRRIEMGSYISQQEFSGKYYKKALQARSLIRNEINKLLSDVDLILGPTVPKLPHKIGEKLEPMEMYAYDVLTVIANLAGIPAGSMKAGEYNGIPVGLQLQAKPNDDDKIIKTMAALESL
- a CDS encoding sugar phosphate isomerase/epimerase family protein produces the protein MKLGFSSLSLFMKSLEEILDIATNDKFDLLEILCEGPYWPRNLLNSQNHINLEVFDSYDIELMLHSPTIDLNPASMNEGIRNETAKQTKEALDLAAKIGALAITTHPGVVHRKEERIRNLAIRFCIETLKDCQKYAEDVGVILSVENMPNKQEYLANSPEEHRKLVESVGSSATIDWGHANTYKSPYEYLKIPNISYFHLNDNEGEKDSHIPLGKGSADFSKNFLNQVKKGIIELNNYEDVLKSKQYILKELNTD
- a CDS encoding PadR family transcriptional regulator; the encoded protein is MNMININSNYREINMDEDLEKDNYEEDDEKFIEENEDFPMVGEFDKSLLLGVMKGFLKIIVLWIITKERIHGYEIIKKMKEGNTTKKLKFKGPGPNKIYPILHELEKNGLIKGDWEFQGKRKLKFYEATEKGINTIELIKKKPHRDVPPIMKEFWRDVIVPHKNAGKDCKNQKEC
- a CDS encoding HAD family hydrolase, producing MKKAIVFDNAGTLLERCRVVKNIKTGERADNNSLDLIDELGNSALVVIQTDTKKCIMLANGEKKLYDFIKNYNIPLDISYSSSNISKEEILPILKKSNIKLKEFHETAYQLSAENNFIELCSGSAFILNLNTYEVDYVIAAGGKVFPYVSEVIKTLRNRGIHTFIASGDRAKSLYELAEIINIPEENVFETANTKRKREIVAKLQEEGYKVMMVGNGPNDILAFEKADLAVLTLEQDEEVSKKVFDAADIVINQICQVLDIEF